A stretch of Desulfomonilia bacterium DNA encodes these proteins:
- a CDS encoding translation elongation factor-like protein, whose translation MATEKKLIGKVSHYFSKISVAGIQLSEPLKVGDKISIEGATTKFEEIIESMQIDNATVTQAKAGDNIGIKVKDKTRVGDDVFLITE comes from the coding sequence ATGGCGACGGAAAAAAAGTTGATCGGTAAGGTCTCCCACTACTTCAGCAAGATCAGTGTTGCAGGCATTCAGCTCAGCGAACCGCTTAAAGTCGGCGATAAAATATCCATCGAAGGAGCCACAACCAAGTTCGAAGAAATCATCGAATCCATGCAGATCGATAATGCAACCGTAACCCAGGCCAAGGCCGGCGACAACATCGGGATAAAAGTGAAGGACAAGACGCGGGTCGGAGACGATGTCTTTCTGATCACAGAATAA